The following proteins are co-located in the Nomia melanderi isolate GNS246 chromosome 1, iyNomMela1, whole genome shotgun sequence genome:
- the JHBP-1 gene encoding take-out-like carrier protein encodes MRTVALPLLAIAAVISATAGIELPSSFRPCNRTLPDPEYYDCIAKSARDAVVSLAGGLKSFKILPIEPLSVDSVKIGESQGSVSLRQEYRNIKLYGLTKNLEINNYHIDWDKCLLTSDAHNPQVDFVADYKIDGKILLLPVRGSGKSNITMYDLKTTNNIYCEKYEKNGVPYLRVTKYNVKFTTPKVTLQFDNLFNGDTLLGEQMNRFINENSDLLFKELQSPYEETFGLVFAKVANEFFSRVPFNKIFPQT; translated from the exons ATGAGGACCGTAGCTCTTCCCTTATTGGCAATCGCCGCTGTCATTTCTGCCACCGCTGGAATCGAGTTGC CGAGCAGCTTCAGGCCGTGCAACAGGACGCTGCCGGACCCCGAATATTACGACTGCATCGCGAAATCGGCGAGGGATGCTGTGGTCTCGTTGGCCGGAG GACTGAAGAGCTTCAAGATCCTGCCAATCGAACCGCTATCCGTGGACTCTGTGAAAATTGGCGAGTCGCAAGGGTCGGTCTCGCTGAGGCAAGAATACCGTAACATCAAACTGTACGGACTGACAAAGAACTTGGAAATAAACAATTACCA CATCGACTGGGACAAATGTTTGCTGACGTCGGACGCACATAATCCGCAGGTGGACTTTGTCGCCGATTATAAAATCGATGGGAAGATATTGTTACTTCCTGTAAGAGGATCAGGAAAATCGAACATCACCATGT ATGACTTGAAGACGACCAATAATATCTACTGTGAAAAGTACGAGAAGAACGGAGTCCCTTATCTCAGGGTAACGAAATACAATGTGAAATTCACCACGCCTAAGGTAACGCTCCAGTTTGACAATCTTTTCAATGGCGACACACTTTTGG GCGAGCAAATGAACCGTTTCATCAACGAGAATTCCGATTTGCTGTTCAAAGAACTTCAATCGCCGTACGAGGAAACGTTCGGCCTTGTCTTCGCGAAAGTAGCGAACGAATTTTTCAGTCGCGTGCCATTCAACAAGATCTTTCCGCAAACGTAA
- the LOC116432699 gene encoding uncharacterized protein LOC116432699 isoform X2 → MEQSFNECIDHLRKKSRLLLARVDKNSRRVKEEYKKLYSQNLGNIKSWQLRNDSSGVGGALCLDYSTDSSDHSPASMPNLSTVRRVLITSKKHSEPQCCLKTVRRKPVKECYCHSEVKKAQRSTRTQHKPDTACKYCKSHIEFKPAIVRDSPEKVLSPPISCETLRRVQRIDYAPRSQFLRNVQSKVSLLHPVAAGDCPQLCSRSPCCSKVISKNKESQTIDNVTKSKSISVRTNVSDEEENPETSRQSRPKHVTKRTLTSKKPVPDISKAKSSSKASSKSKKTIQSVDKECPCCYSSKVGQASRFASGKHSIDSEDYQHTVCVSNLDQVGSIKQAISDNELKELRKFREQNYFDTHGSSHTLHSSKSSGSLEQYILNDRLFPEPSRTIHKKDLVVTMPACATLQKKRIHYFPRYIVRQEKTNCNNKKKRCQTCPLTGHAIDLGVAKVRPPLNSLALKYQKRLP, encoded by the exons ATGGAGCAAAGCTTCAATGAATGCATAGATCATTTACGTAAAAAAAGCAGACTTCTGCTGGCCCGGGTAGATAAGAATTCTAGGAGAGTTAAAGAGGAATATAAGAAACTATACTCACAGAACTT AGGAAACATCAAGTCATGGCAATTGAGAAATGATTCCAGTGGTGTTGGTGGAGCTTTATGTCTAGATTATAGTACTGATAGCTCAGACCATTCGCCTGCATCAATGCCTAATTTATCAACAGTTAGAAGAGTGCTGATAACATCGAAAAAGCATTCGGAACCGCAATGCTGTCTAAAAACTGTACGCAGGAAGCCAGTGAAAGAATGCTACTGCCATTCTGAAGTTAAAAAGGCACAGCGGTCTACGAGAACCCAACATAAGCCAGACACAGCTTGCAAATACTGCAAAAGCCACATTGAATTCAAACCAGCAATTGTAAGGGACAGCCCCGAAAAGGTTCTCAGTCCACCAATTAGCTGTGAGACCTTGAGAAGAGTCCAGAGGATAGACTATGCACCTAGATCACAATTCTTGCGCAATGTACAGAGCAAAGTTTCCTTGTTGCACCCTGTAGCAGCTGGAGATTGCCCTCAGTTGTGTTCTAGGTCGCCATGTTGCAGCAAAGTCATCTCCAAAAACAAAGAATCACAAACAATTGACAATGTAACGAAGTCCAAATCGATATCCGTGAGAACAAACGTTAGCGACGAAGAGGAAAATCCAGAGACTTCGAGGCAATCGAGACCAAAACATGTGACTAAGCGAACCCTAACTTCTAAGAAACCTGTACCTGACATAAGTAAAGCTAAATCAAGTTCGAAAGCGTCGTCGAAGAGTAAGAAAACGATACAATCGGTGGATAAAGAGTGTCCCTGTTGCTACAGTAGCAAGGTGGGACAAGCATCCAGATTTGCTTCGGGCAAACATAGTATTGACTCAGAAGATTATCAGCACACTGTTTGCGTTAGTAATTTGGACCAAGTAGGAAGCATTAAGCAGGCAATTTCCGATAATGAACTGAAGGAGCTGAGGAAATTCCGTGAACAGAACTATTTCGACACTCACGGGTCCAGCCACACTCTTCATTCATCCAAATCCTCCGGTTCACTGGAGCAGTATATACTGAATGATCGGCTATTCCCTGAGCCATCGAGGACAATCCACAAGAAAGACTTGGTCGTGACGATGCCGGCTTGCGCCACGCTACAGAAAAAGCGGATACATTATTTTCCACGTTACATCGTTCGCCAAGAGAAAACTAATTGCAACAACAAGAAAAAACGTTGTCAGACTTGCCCGTTGACTGGGCATGCCATCGATCTTGGCGTCGCAAAGGTACGACCGCCGTTAAATAGCCTAGCCTTGAAATATCAAAAACGATTGCCGTGA
- the LOC116432699 gene encoding uncharacterized protein LOC116432699 isoform X1, translating to MEQSFNECIDHLRKKSRLLLARVDKNSRRVKEEYKKLYSQNLTLKDNYNKGNKTSCRRGNIKSWQLRNDSSGVGGALCLDYSTDSSDHSPASMPNLSTVRRVLITSKKHSEPQCCLKTVRRKPVKECYCHSEVKKAQRSTRTQHKPDTACKYCKSHIEFKPAIVRDSPEKVLSPPISCETLRRVQRIDYAPRSQFLRNVQSKVSLLHPVAAGDCPQLCSRSPCCSKVISKNKESQTIDNVTKSKSISVRTNVSDEEENPETSRQSRPKHVTKRTLTSKKPVPDISKAKSSSKASSKSKKTIQSVDKECPCCYSSKVGQASRFASGKHSIDSEDYQHTVCVSNLDQVGSIKQAISDNELKELRKFREQNYFDTHGSSHTLHSSKSSGSLEQYILNDRLFPEPSRTIHKKDLVVTMPACATLQKKRIHYFPRYIVRQEKTNCNNKKKRCQTCPLTGHAIDLGVAKVRPPLNSLALKYQKRLP from the exons ATGGAGCAAAGCTTCAATGAATGCATAGATCATTTACGTAAAAAAAGCAGACTTCTGCTGGCCCGGGTAGATAAGAATTCTAGGAGAGTTAAAGAGGAATATAAGAAACTATACTCACAGAACTT AACATTAAAAGACAATTATAATAAAGGCAATAAAACTTCATGCCGCAGAGGAAACATCAAGTCATGGCAATTGAGAAATGATTCCAGTGGTGTTGGTGGAGCTTTATGTCTAGATTATAGTACTGATAGCTCAGACCATTCGCCTGCATCAATGCCTAATTTATCAACAGTTAGAAGAGTGCTGATAACATCGAAAAAGCATTCGGAACCGCAATGCTGTCTAAAAACTGTACGCAGGAAGCCAGTGAAAGAATGCTACTGCCATTCTGAAGTTAAAAAGGCACAGCGGTCTACGAGAACCCAACATAAGCCAGACACAGCTTGCAAATACTGCAAAAGCCACATTGAATTCAAACCAGCAATTGTAAGGGACAGCCCCGAAAAGGTTCTCAGTCCACCAATTAGCTGTGAGACCTTGAGAAGAGTCCAGAGGATAGACTATGCACCTAGATCACAATTCTTGCGCAATGTACAGAGCAAAGTTTCCTTGTTGCACCCTGTAGCAGCTGGAGATTGCCCTCAGTTGTGTTCTAGGTCGCCATGTTGCAGCAAAGTCATCTCCAAAAACAAAGAATCACAAACAATTGACAATGTAACGAAGTCCAAATCGATATCCGTGAGAACAAACGTTAGCGACGAAGAGGAAAATCCAGAGACTTCGAGGCAATCGAGACCAAAACATGTGACTAAGCGAACCCTAACTTCTAAGAAACCTGTACCTGACATAAGTAAAGCTAAATCAAGTTCGAAAGCGTCGTCGAAGAGTAAGAAAACGATACAATCGGTGGATAAAGAGTGTCCCTGTTGCTACAGTAGCAAGGTGGGACAAGCATCCAGATTTGCTTCGGGCAAACATAGTATTGACTCAGAAGATTATCAGCACACTGTTTGCGTTAGTAATTTGGACCAAGTAGGAAGCATTAAGCAGGCAATTTCCGATAATGAACTGAAGGAGCTGAGGAAATTCCGTGAACAGAACTATTTCGACACTCACGGGTCCAGCCACACTCTTCATTCATCCAAATCCTCCGGTTCACTGGAGCAGTATATACTGAATGATCGGCTATTCCCTGAGCCATCGAGGACAATCCACAAGAAAGACTTGGTCGTGACGATGCCGGCTTGCGCCACGCTACAGAAAAAGCGGATACATTATTTTCCACGTTACATCGTTCGCCAAGAGAAAACTAATTGCAACAACAAGAAAAAACGTTGTCAGACTTGCCCGTTGACTGGGCATGCCATCGATCTTGGCGTCGCAAAGGTACGACCGCCGTTAAATAGCCTAGCCTTGAAATATCAAAAACGATTGCCGTGA
- the LOC116432698 gene encoding uncharacterized protein LOC116432698: MDFSGNNVIQGIIPQFADLTPRSNSDSTAKFTSGDTIQDEHTTVYTTSTTGSNQPKQTLLVNSPNKYTGPILAWPDPNTLMQLCEKQGIQAINIPNYNQNNSILGVQSNSLPVRIIPNMYLPSTSQPENNKSIMDTGTEAETKTSAMQESQVQLQQQSAMAEYFQKLQATTLPLTLQQLIKLQTEQVKKEKTEEEKVEYTQNNILNIPSVPVFRNNQLQNGTSFMSSDQMMASINPNDLNVHMDSHQENENIVHSMKVEQQVQTDSPKTERKMKFRAKTGEIKITVALDGSTLYCCPECNLAFSDKVEIDQHIQAHIQERKYQCKECGAMLKRKEHLDQHMRGHSDERPFKCPVCQKGFKRNEHLTRHYVIHSGDKNFTCSVCQKAFSRKDHLNKHTQTHSGIRRNRTKKDTFFIEQKESFDKINDISAMSKQEVNFVLKDGFIKQEPTFLQYIQNLQKDQNLIHTFSSFKEQAMKEANVLQQQAVNMNEILPQNTSMGHVWIIT, encoded by the exons ATGGATTTCTCCGGGAACAATGTTATCCAGGGAATTATCCCCCAATTTGCGGATCTAACGCCTCGATCAAATTCCGATTCAACGGCAAAATTTACCAGTGGTGATACCATTCAAGACGAGCACACCACTGTTTACACCACCTCTACCACAGGATCGAATCAACCGAAACAGACTTTATTG GTGAACTCACCTAACAAATATACAGGACCAATACTTGCTTGGCCAGATCCAAATACACTGATGCAACTCTGTGAGAAACAGGGCATTCAGGCTATCAATATTCCTAattataatcaaaataattcaatactGGGTGTCCAATCTAATAGTCTACCCGTGAGAATTATACCTAATATGTATTTGCCATCTACCTCTCAGCCAgagaataataaatctataatggATACAGGGACTGAAGCTGAGACTAAAACATCCGCCATG CAAGAATCTCAAGTTCAACTTCAGCAACAAAGTGCCATGgctgaatattttcaaaagttaCAAGCTACCACTCTTCCACTTACTTTGCAACAGCTAATTAAGTTGCAAACAGAGCAAGTAAAGAAGGAAAAGACTGAGGAAGAGAAGGTGGAATACActcagaataatattttaaacattcctAGCGTTCCAGTTTTCAGGAACAATCAGTTACAGAATGGTACTAGTTTTATGAGTTCTGATCAAATGATGGCATCTATTAATCCGAATGACTTGAATGTACATATGGACAGCCATCAGGAAAATGAGAACATAGTGCATAGTATGAAAGTAGAACAACAAGTGCAAACAGATTCCCCTAAAACtgaaaggaaaatgaaatttagggCTAAAACTGGTGAAATTAAAATCACTGTTGCACTTGATGGTTCAACACTTTATTGCTGTCCTGAGTGTAATTTAGCATTTTCGGATAAAGTGGAAATAGATCAGCACATTCAAGCTCATATACAA GAACGCAAATATCAATGCAAAGAATGTGGTGCTATGTTAAAAAGAAAGGAGCACCTTGACCAACACATGCGAGGTCATTCTGATGAAAGACCATTCAAATGTCCTGTTTGTCAGAAAGGATTCAAAAGGAATGAACACTTAACTAGGCATTATGTCATTCATTCTGGCGACAAGAATTTCACCTGTTCAGTGTGTCAAAAGGCATTCTCTAGGAAAgatcatttaaataaacataCTCAAACACATTCGGGGATCAGAAGGAATAGAACGAAAAAGGATACTTTCTTCATAGAACAGAAGGAATCCTTTGACAAGATCAATGACATTTCTGCAATGTCTAAGCAAGAAGTGAATTTTGTCCTGAAAGATGGTTTCATAAAGCAAGAACCCACTTTCCTTCAGTACATTCAGAATCTTCAGAAAGATCAAAATCTGATACACACATTTTCCTCATTTAAAGAACAGGCCATGAAGGAGGCGAATGTTCTCCAACAGCAGGCTGTTAATATGAATGAGATTCTGCCTCAAAATACAAG CATGGGACATGTTTGGATCATAACATAA
- the ImpE3 gene encoding ecdysone-inducible gene E3 isoform X2: MQVIFHAVEQLKLLQSDETREVVSSTTPICLAQSSQQATGESTTVAPEVSNSQSDEGKEEEGAPAEAEETTSRAENTTKSLGTREESTEDSVSWLEASSSHQEPAEASLSHQEPSEVNEETPETNYATPEANYELPEAVHAVQETNEEVPEEDQEFDASSVGPDASSDAETSVGEANAGSTSTSGSLLNQESIAEPEQKKKQPTIDSVVQVVYDIVKTTPSELVDEDTAASGESKSVTGMSVEKLENMEDEDDENRFTRLGERVTQVPRPSLTSYLRRAKVPPSATLQQLANLYDSLSKDARKQGFGKYTGYSDEVLNTLETSAEGGVVPQLRKILDKVLERNELTREDARTRTTQAVRDLNNPSSALSKELRPLLPLRYSS; encoded by the exons ATGCAG GTGATATTCCACGCAGTGGAGCAGCTGAAGCTGCTGCAGTCCGACGAAACGCGAGAAGTCGTGAGCAGCACCACGCCGATCTGCCTCGCGCAGTCTAGCCAACAGGCAACCGGAGAATCGACGACCGTCGCGCCGGAAGTGAGTAACAGTCAGTCGGACGAGGGCAAGGAAGAGGAGGGAGCGCCGGCGGAAGCGGAGGAAACGACGAGTCGCGCGGAGAATACGACGAAGTCGCTGGGAACGCGCGAGGAATCGACGGAGGATTCCGTCAGCTGGCTAGAAGCGAGCTCAAGTCATCAGGAGCCGGCGGAGGCGAGCTTAAGTCATCAGGAACCGTCAGAGGTGAACGAGGAAACGCCAGAAACGAACTACGCGACGCCGGAGGCGAATTACGAGCTGCCGGAAGCGGTGCACGCCGTCCAGGAGACGAACGAAGAAGTCCCCGAGGAGGATCAAGAGTTCGACGCTTCCTCCGTCGGCCCAGATGCCTCTTCCGACGCGGAAACGAGCGTCGGAGAAGCGAACGCGGGATCAACGAGTACTTCCGGTTCGTTGTTGAACCAGGAATCGATCGCAGAGCCTGAACAGAAGAAGAAGCAACCGACTATCGACAGCGTGGTACAGGTGGTGTACGATATCGTGAAGACCACGCCGTCCGAGCTGGTTGACGAGGACACCGCGGCTAGCGGAGAGTCGAAGAGCGTCACGGGAATGTCTGTGGAGAAGCTGGAGAATATGGAGGACGAGGATGATGAGAACAG ATTCACGCGTCTCGGCGAGAGGGTGACGCAAGTGCCAAGGCCGAGCTTAACCAGCTACTTAAGACGCGCTAAAGTGCCGCCGAGCGCCACTCTTCAGCAACTGGCGAACCTCTACGACTCCCTGAGCAAGGACGCCAGGAAACAAGGGTTCGGCAAGTACACCGGGTACTCGGACGAGGTGCTGAATACCCTGGAGACGTCCGCGGAAGGCGGAGTCGTGCCGCAATTGAGGAAAATCTTGGACAAGGTCTTGGAGCGGAACGAACTGACGAGGGAAGACGCGAGGACTAGGACCACGCAGGCTGTCCGGGACCTCAACAATCCCTCGAGCGCCCTCAGCAAGGAGCTGAGGCCTCTGCTGCCTCTGCGATACTCGTCCTAA
- the ImpE3 gene encoding ecdysone-inducible gene E3 isoform X1: MKVYSFVVVLLVHQAIGGTVRREPAFSKPVYSDSYLPAAMQVIFHAVEQLKLLQSDETREVVSSTTPICLAQSSQQATGESTTVAPEVSNSQSDEGKEEEGAPAEAEETTSRAENTTKSLGTREESTEDSVSWLEASSSHQEPAEASLSHQEPSEVNEETPETNYATPEANYELPEAVHAVQETNEEVPEEDQEFDASSVGPDASSDAETSVGEANAGSTSTSGSLLNQESIAEPEQKKKQPTIDSVVQVVYDIVKTTPSELVDEDTAASGESKSVTGMSVEKLENMEDEDDENRFTRLGERVTQVPRPSLTSYLRRAKVPPSATLQQLANLYDSLSKDARKQGFGKYTGYSDEVLNTLETSAEGGVVPQLRKILDKVLERNELTREDARTRTTQAVRDLNNPSSALSKELRPLLPLRYSS, from the exons ATGAAAGTCTACAGCTTTGTCGTGGTACTCCTGGTTCATCAG GCAATCGGCGGCACGGTCAGGAGAGAGCCAGCTTTTTCAAAGCCCGTGTACTCAGATTCCTATCTTCCCGCGGCCATGCAG GTGATATTCCACGCAGTGGAGCAGCTGAAGCTGCTGCAGTCCGACGAAACGCGAGAAGTCGTGAGCAGCACCACGCCGATCTGCCTCGCGCAGTCTAGCCAACAGGCAACCGGAGAATCGACGACCGTCGCGCCGGAAGTGAGTAACAGTCAGTCGGACGAGGGCAAGGAAGAGGAGGGAGCGCCGGCGGAAGCGGAGGAAACGACGAGTCGCGCGGAGAATACGACGAAGTCGCTGGGAACGCGCGAGGAATCGACGGAGGATTCCGTCAGCTGGCTAGAAGCGAGCTCAAGTCATCAGGAGCCGGCGGAGGCGAGCTTAAGTCATCAGGAACCGTCAGAGGTGAACGAGGAAACGCCAGAAACGAACTACGCGACGCCGGAGGCGAATTACGAGCTGCCGGAAGCGGTGCACGCCGTCCAGGAGACGAACGAAGAAGTCCCCGAGGAGGATCAAGAGTTCGACGCTTCCTCCGTCGGCCCAGATGCCTCTTCCGACGCGGAAACGAGCGTCGGAGAAGCGAACGCGGGATCAACGAGTACTTCCGGTTCGTTGTTGAACCAGGAATCGATCGCAGAGCCTGAACAGAAGAAGAAGCAACCGACTATCGACAGCGTGGTACAGGTGGTGTACGATATCGTGAAGACCACGCCGTCCGAGCTGGTTGACGAGGACACCGCGGCTAGCGGAGAGTCGAAGAGCGTCACGGGAATGTCTGTGGAGAAGCTGGAGAATATGGAGGACGAGGATGATGAGAACAG ATTCACGCGTCTCGGCGAGAGGGTGACGCAAGTGCCAAGGCCGAGCTTAACCAGCTACTTAAGACGCGCTAAAGTGCCGCCGAGCGCCACTCTTCAGCAACTGGCGAACCTCTACGACTCCCTGAGCAAGGACGCCAGGAAACAAGGGTTCGGCAAGTACACCGGGTACTCGGACGAGGTGCTGAATACCCTGGAGACGTCCGCGGAAGGCGGAGTCGTGCCGCAATTGAGGAAAATCTTGGACAAGGTCTTGGAGCGGAACGAACTGACGAGGGAAGACGCGAGGACTAGGACCACGCAGGCTGTCCGGGACCTCAACAATCCCTCGAGCGCCCTCAGCAAGGAGCTGAGGCCTCTGCTGCCTCTGCGATACTCGTCCTAA
- the LOC143174615 gene encoding uncharacterized protein LOC143174615 codes for MSFTTIFLLAMTIAGISSKPVDYIDGSNGIEGSIHSIEKNEDQDVLIATTVTDATTQRTSDSSTARPSLLTWFLTPLAQNLQFSPQSFLRDRVVQLKETLNNLAGQGERGGGGGAQGRQLGNGNGLLQVVGVNDPGFFTDRLEPAGFFGGNGWLANKGGILGGPGAILSTGSILTDYPTPYRRK; via the exons ATGTCGTTCACGACGATTTTTCTGCTTGCCATGACG ATTGCCGGGATATCTTCGAAACCTGTGGATTACATCGATGGTTCCAATGGGATCGAAGGAAGCATTCATTCAATAGAGAAGAACGAGGATCAGGACGTCTTGATCGCTACAACCGTGACTGACGCTACTACTCAACGC ACCAGCGACTCGAGCACAGCCAGGCCCAGCCTGCTCACCTGGTTTCTGACGCCGCTCGCGCAGAACCTGCAATTCTCGCCGCAATCGTTCCTGCGGGACCGTGTCGTTCAGCTGAAGGAGACGCTGAACAATCTCGCCGGGCAAGGGGAgcggggcggcggcggcggcgcgcagGGCAGACAGCTGGGGAACGGGAACGGGTTGCTGCAGGTCGTGGGCGTGAACGACCCCGGGTTTTTCACGGACCGGCTCGAACCGGCCGGGTTTTTCGGCGGGAACGGCTGGCTCGCGAACAAGGGCGGCATCCTCGGCGGCCCCGGGGCGATCCTCTCGACAGGCAGCATTCTCACGGATTACCCTACGCCGTACAGGAGGAAGTAG